In Streptomyces sp. 840.1, one DNA window encodes the following:
- a CDS encoding S8 family serine peptidase, which produces MSPRPRRASRTRIRRGTIGALLTTTLAAVSLPLATPATAAAGSASPLAAGVYLITLADQPLVTYDGSVNGIPATRPTEGRKLDVGAANAKRYRTHLVDEQAQVAKKVGATVRQHYAVTTNTFSARLTARQLVRLAATKGVTGIAPDRLHHTTDDKNSTDFLGLSGRKGLWASLGGSAKAGRGVVIGDIDTGIWPESASFKAPALKARKPARKPAEKDRYRPYLDGTTTVMPKADGTKFTGTCQTGDGFTAADCNEKIVSARYFADGWVQAFPDFDPDYFSARDGEGHGTHTASTAAGNADVRATAGGADFGTVSGVAPAAAVAVYKALWQSKDGKQSGGLTSDLVAAIDQATADGVDVINYSLGTQFESDYDDPAQTALRNAAAAGIFVSTAGGNTGPDASSLDNTAPWTTTVAAGTIAPYSGTVTLGNGKSYAGISTSVRNTVGSAPLVRAAAVRTGGADATEADVCAKGALDPARAAGKIVVCDRGTVDRVAKSAEVERAGGIGMVLANLHDESTDGDLHSVPTVHLTGSDATAVRDYAATSGATATLTRGATGSTPYPQVTSFSSRGPSLVGNGDLLKPDITAPGATILAAVAPPGNQGRDFDFYSGTSMAAPHIAGLAALYFSEHPNWSPMSVKSAMMTTASPTKTSDGRNSTDAFAQGSGEVEARDMLRPGLVYDSSERDWLGYLEGSGVDTGTGTRAIDPSDLNYPSIAIGELFGKQTVTRTVTATSAGTYRAEVDLPGIKATVSPSVLHFSHAGQRRTFTVELKVTTARAGAVDTGSLTWTSGRTTVRSPIVVTPQSIHAPDEVMGTGTHGESTYSVTPATKTLVATAHGPVSAPVTRGTLTGNGEADYEAVIPAGTRATQITAHFDVAEGDIAGVVWGRMVNGAPTDLALADPDSDGTVTLTLRQPEAGKVFVALVSVDGSGTGESVIPYSYQVNNVTDAPAATGKVTVTPDHARVTPGAPADLTAAWSGIPSDARSTAWIEYANGAGTVLTLN; this is translated from the coding sequence GTGTCACCTCGGCCACGAAGAGCGTCCCGCACCCGCATACGACGCGGCACCATCGGCGCGCTGCTCACCACCACCCTCGCCGCCGTCAGCCTGCCCCTCGCCACCCCCGCGACCGCCGCCGCAGGCTCCGCGAGCCCCCTCGCCGCAGGCGTCTACCTGATCACCCTGGCCGACCAGCCGCTCGTCACCTACGACGGCAGCGTCAACGGCATTCCCGCCACCCGGCCCACCGAGGGCCGCAAGCTCGACGTCGGCGCCGCCAACGCCAAGCGCTACCGCACCCACCTCGTCGACGAACAGGCCCAGGTCGCCAAGAAGGTCGGCGCCACGGTCCGCCAGCACTACGCCGTCACCACCAACACCTTCAGCGCGCGGCTCACCGCCCGTCAGCTCGTCCGGCTCGCCGCGACCAAGGGCGTCACCGGCATCGCCCCGGACCGGCTCCACCACACCACCGACGACAAGAACTCCACGGACTTCCTCGGGCTCTCGGGCCGCAAGGGCCTGTGGGCCTCGCTCGGAGGCAGCGCCAAGGCCGGCCGGGGCGTCGTCATCGGGGACATCGACACCGGTATCTGGCCCGAGAGCGCCTCGTTCAAGGCCCCCGCGCTCAAGGCCCGCAAGCCGGCCAGGAAGCCCGCCGAGAAGGACCGTTACCGGCCCTACCTGGACGGCACCACCACGGTGATGCCCAAGGCGGACGGCACCAAGTTCACCGGCACCTGCCAGACCGGCGACGGCTTCACGGCCGCCGACTGCAACGAGAAGATCGTCAGCGCCCGCTACTTCGCCGACGGCTGGGTGCAGGCGTTCCCCGACTTCGACCCCGACTACTTCTCCGCCCGTGACGGCGAGGGCCACGGCACCCACACCGCGTCGACCGCGGCCGGCAACGCCGACGTCCGGGCCACCGCCGGCGGCGCCGACTTCGGCACCGTCTCCGGCGTCGCGCCCGCCGCCGCCGTGGCCGTCTACAAGGCTCTCTGGCAGAGCAAGGACGGCAAGCAGAGCGGTGGCCTGACCAGCGACCTCGTCGCCGCCATCGACCAGGCCACGGCGGACGGCGTCGACGTCATCAACTACTCCCTCGGCACCCAGTTCGAGAGCGACTACGACGACCCCGCGCAGACCGCGCTCCGCAACGCCGCCGCCGCCGGGATCTTCGTCTCCACCGCCGGGGGCAACACCGGCCCCGACGCCTCCAGCCTCGACAACACCGCTCCCTGGACCACCACGGTCGCCGCCGGGACCATCGCCCCGTACAGCGGAACCGTCACGCTCGGGAACGGGAAGAGCTACGCCGGTATCAGCACCAGCGTGCGCAACACCGTCGGCTCCGCGCCCCTCGTCCGTGCCGCCGCCGTCAGGACCGGCGGCGCCGACGCCACCGAGGCCGACGTCTGTGCCAAGGGCGCCCTCGACCCCGCACGCGCCGCCGGAAAGATCGTCGTCTGCGACCGGGGCACCGTGGACCGCGTCGCGAAGTCCGCCGAGGTCGAGCGGGCCGGGGGCATCGGCATGGTCCTGGCCAACCTCCACGACGAGAGCACCGACGGCGACCTGCACTCCGTGCCGACCGTTCACCTGACCGGGTCCGACGCCACCGCCGTACGCGACTACGCCGCCACGTCCGGCGCCACCGCCACCCTCACGCGCGGCGCCACCGGTAGCACCCCCTACCCGCAGGTCACGAGCTTCTCCTCGCGCGGCCCCTCCCTCGTGGGCAACGGCGACCTGCTCAAGCCCGACATCACCGCGCCCGGCGCGACCATCCTCGCCGCGGTGGCCCCGCCCGGTAACCAGGGCCGTGACTTCGACTTCTACTCCGGCACCTCCATGGCCGCCCCGCACATCGCGGGCCTCGCGGCGCTCTACTTCTCCGAGCACCCGAACTGGTCGCCCATGAGCGTCAAGTCGGCCATGATGACCACCGCTTCGCCCACCAAGACCTCCGACGGCAGGAACAGCACCGACGCCTTCGCCCAAGGCTCCGGCGAGGTCGAGGCCAGGGACATGCTCCGGCCCGGACTCGTCTACGACTCCTCGGAGCGGGACTGGCTCGGCTACCTCGAAGGCTCCGGCGTCGACACCGGCACCGGTACCAGGGCCATCGACCCCAGCGATCTCAACTACCCCTCGATCGCCATCGGTGAGCTGTTCGGCAAGCAGACGGTCACCCGCACCGTCACCGCGACCTCGGCCGGCACCTACCGTGCCGAGGTCGACCTCCCCGGCATCAAGGCCACGGTCTCCCCGTCCGTCCTGCACTTCAGCCACGCCGGGCAGAGGCGCACCTTCACCGTCGAGCTCAAGGTGACCACCGCACGCGCCGGCGCCGTCGACACGGGCTCCCTGACCTGGACGTCCGGACGCACCACGGTCCGCAGCCCGATCGTCGTCACCCCGCAGAGCATCCACGCCCCCGATGAGGTCATGGGCACCGGCACCCACGGCGAGAGCACCTACTCCGTCACCCCGGCCACCAAGACCCTGGTGGCCACCGCCCACGGCCCCGTCTCCGCGCCCGTCACCAGAGGCACCCTGACCGGAAACGGTGAGGCCGACTACGAGGCGGTCATCCCGGCCGGTACCAGGGCCACCCAGATCACGGCCCACTTCGACGTTGCGGAGGGCGACATCGCCGGTGTCGTCTGGGGGCGGATGGTCAACGGTGCCCCGACGGACCTCGCGCTGGCCGACCCCGACAGCGACGGAACCGTCACCCTCACCCTGCGGCAGCCCGAGGCCGGGAAGGTCTTCGTGGCCCTCGTCTCGGTCGACGGCAGCGGCACCGGCGAGAGCGTCATCCCGTACAGCTACCAGGTGAACAACGTGACCGACGCCCCTGCGGCCACCGGCAAGGTCACCGTCACGCCCGACCACGCCCGTGTCACCCCCGGCGCCCCGGCCGACCTGACCGCCGCCTGGTCGGGTATCCCGTCGGACGCCCGGTCCACCGCCTGGATCGAGTACGCCAACGGGGCGGGTACGGTCCTGACCCTCAACTGA
- a CDS encoding transcriptional regulator, which translates to MLEAVGVSPFDEGVYRAVLAGSRSTVRDLAERAGAGVARTGQALTRLAGLGLVRRAGPGQWEAVSPRSALAALLHRRRSEAESAFADVETGFADLSRLHRAGQLGSDPGSLVEVLTGREVMMRKIEELSRSVTTHQWTLDKPPYLQQVGQPQVDEREAATTREWVARGVDIRGVYCLESIEPPGRLGTILNLAAAGERSRLLPHLPLKARIVDRRVAVVPLTGGSKDSIVLVHPSHLLDGLMELFEAYWERAEPLLAEAPDVVEGPSEEELMLVRLLHSGYKDQAIARQLGVSVRTATRRVAALMQRLDAGTRFQAGVRARERGWV; encoded by the coding sequence GTGCTGGAAGCGGTGGGCGTGAGCCCGTTCGACGAGGGTGTGTACCGAGCGGTGCTGGCGGGTTCGCGGAGCACGGTGCGCGACCTCGCGGAGAGAGCGGGGGCGGGGGTGGCCCGCACCGGACAGGCGCTCACGCGTCTGGCCGGTCTGGGGCTGGTACGGCGGGCGGGGCCGGGCCAGTGGGAGGCGGTGAGTCCGCGTTCGGCGCTGGCGGCACTGCTGCACCGGCGCCGCTCGGAGGCGGAGAGCGCGTTCGCGGATGTGGAGACGGGCTTCGCCGATCTGAGCCGCCTGCACCGGGCCGGGCAGCTGGGGTCGGACCCGGGCTCCCTGGTGGAGGTGCTGACGGGGCGGGAGGTGATGATGCGGAAGATCGAGGAGCTGAGCCGGTCCGTCACCACGCACCAGTGGACGCTGGACAAGCCGCCCTATCTGCAGCAGGTGGGTCAGCCGCAGGTCGATGAGCGGGAGGCGGCGACGACCCGGGAGTGGGTGGCGCGCGGGGTGGACATCCGGGGCGTGTACTGCCTGGAGTCGATCGAGCCGCCCGGACGGCTGGGCACGATCCTCAACCTGGCGGCGGCCGGGGAGCGGTCGCGGCTGTTGCCGCATCTTCCGCTGAAGGCACGGATCGTGGACCGGCGGGTCGCGGTGGTGCCGCTGACGGGAGGCAGCAAGGACTCCATCGTGCTGGTGCATCCCTCGCACCTGCTGGACGGGCTGATGGAGCTGTTCGAGGCGTACTGGGAGCGGGCCGAGCCCCTGCTCGCGGAGGCGCCGGACGTGGTGGAGGGGCCCAGCGAGGAGGAGCTGATGCTGGTGCGCCTGCTGCACTCCGGCTACAAGGACCAGGCGATCGCCCGGCAGTTGGGCGTCAGTGTCCGGACGGCGACGCGCCGGGTGGCCGCGTTGATGCAGAGGCTGGACGCGGGCACGCGGTTCCAGGCCGGGGTGAGGGCGCGGGAACGCGGGTG